In a single window of the Nicotiana tomentosiformis chromosome 10, ASM39032v3, whole genome shotgun sequence genome:
- the LOC138900100 gene encoding protein PXR1-like — protein MLVHLLTAFNTPNFKKYDGHVDPITYLRRYCNQLMKAGGKEELLMAYFGESLTGFQYNINIALDRNSLSNIKKKKKKKKKKKKKKKKKKKKKKKKKKKKKRTKQFQYNIDIALDRNLLSNIKKKKKKKKKKKKKKKKKKKKRTKQFQAVSKKKKKKKKKKKKKKKKKKKKKKKKKRTKQFQAVSKKKKKKKKKKKKKKKKKKKKKKKNQAVSV, from the exons atgttg GTTCATTTGCTAACCGCGTTCAATACCCCAAATTTTAAGAAGTATGATGGTCATGTTGACCCAATAACTTATCTAAGGAGATACTGCAACCAACTAATGAAGGCAGGGGGCAAAGAGGAATTACTCATGGCGTACTTTGGTGAAAGCCTTACTGGA TTTCAGTATAATATTAATATTGCACTTGATCGCAATTCATTGTCAaacataaagaagaagaagaagaagaagaagaagaagaagaagaagaagaagaagaagaagaagaagaagaagaagaagaagaagaagaagaaaagaaccaAGCAGTTTCAGTATAATATTGATATTGCACTTGATCGCAATTTGTTGTCAaacataaagaagaagaaaaagaagaagaagaagaagaagaagaagaagaagaagaagaagaagaaaagaaccaAGCAGTTTCAAGCAGTTTCA aagaagaagaagaagaagaagaagaagaagaagaagaagaagaagaagaagaagaagaagaagaagaagaagaaaagaaccaAGCAGTTTCAAGCAGTTTCA aagaagaagaagaagaagaagaagaagaagaagaagaagaagaagaagaagaagaagaagaagaagaagaaccaaGCAGTTTCAGTATAA